One Anas platyrhynchos isolate ZD024472 breed Pekin duck chromosome 2, IASCAAS_PekinDuck_T2T, whole genome shotgun sequence DNA segment encodes these proteins:
- the LOC119716127 gene encoding transmembrane protein 14C-like produces MAVDWLGFGYAALVASGGLIGYAKAGSVPSLAAGLFFGSLAGLGAYQLSQNPNNVWISLITSGTLTAVMGARFYNSGKFMPAGLIAGVSLLMVGRLALKMVDKPHEK; encoded by the exons ATGGCTGTGGACTGGCTCGGCTTTGGCTACGCTGCCCTGGTGGCATCAGGAGGGCTCATCGGCTACGCGAAAGCAG GTAGTGTCCCGTCACTAGCTGCTGGCCTCTTCTTTGGAAGTTTGGCAGGACTGGGTGCCTATCAGCTCTCACAGAATCCAAATAATGTTTGGATTTCTCTGA TTACGTCTGGAACATTGACTGCCGTGATGGGAGCAAGGTTTTACAACTCTGGAAAATTCATGCCTGCAGGGCTAATTGCTGGTGTCAG TTTGCTGATGGTTGGAAGATTAGCACTGAAGATGGTGGATAAGCCCCATGAAAAGTAA
- the PAK1IP1 gene encoding p21-activated protein kinase-interacting protein 1 isoform X2, which translates to MKKKVEHGALLQHNGTITCLEFYGTSHLLSGAEDGLICIWNTKRWECLKSIKAHKGHVTSISIHPSGKLALSVGTDKTLRTWNLVEGRPAFIKNLKQNAHIIKWSPDGERYVTVISNKVDIYRLDTASITGTITTEKRISSLRFITDSILAIAGDDETVRFYSCDSQKCLCEFKAHENRIKDIYSFEREGQHLIVTASSDGYIKVWNLDLNKIKDAPSLLCEVNTKARLTCLAVWLDQGSELKENCDKTATSSQANEDEKSSIVRKKKVCRTDRSDKTVKTDRKITPKKRKLETPLQKKKKKHSSSE; encoded by the exons ATGAAGAAGAAGGTAGAGCATggggcactgctgcagcacaaTG GCACAATAACATGTCTGGAGTTCTATGGTACTTCACATCTACTGAGCGGAGCTGAAGATGGACTAATTTGTATCTGGAACACAAAGAGATGGGAGTGCCTGAAATCCATTAAGGCACATAA agGGCATGTGACATCTATTTCTATTCATCCTTCTGGGAAACTAGCTTTGTCAGTAGGAACAGATAAAACATTAAG AACTTGGAATCTTGTAGAAGGACGACCAGCCTTTATCAAAAACCTGAAGCAAA ATGCCCACATAATTAAATGGTCCCCTGATGGAGAGAGGTATGTGACTGTGATATCAAATAAAGTGGACATCTACAGACTGGACACAGCTTCAATCACTGGCACTATCACAACAGAGAAGAGAATTTCTTCTCTTAGATTTATTACA gATTCTATTCTTGCCATAGCCGGAGATGATGAAACTGTAAGGTTCTACAGCTGTGACTCCCAAAAATGTTTGTGTGAATTTAAAGCTCATGAAAACag aataaAAGATATCTATAGCTTTGAAAGGGAAGGACAACATCTTATTGTTACTGCATCCAGTGATGGTTACATTAAAGTCTGGAATCTGGATCTTAATAAG ATTAAAGATGCACCATCTTTACTGTGTGAAGTCAACACCAAAGCTAGGCTGACATGTCTTGCAGTATGGCTTGACCAAGGTTCAGAATTGAAGGAAAATTGTGATAAGACAGCAACATCATCTCAAG caaatgaaGATGAGAAATCATCAATagtcaggaaaaagaaagtttgtCGGACAGATAGAAGTGATAAAACGGTGAAAACGGATAGAAAAATTACTCCGAAGAAGCGAAAATTGGAAACCccactgcaaaagaaaaaaaagaaacacagtagCTCAGAATGA
- the PAK1IP1 gene encoding p21-activated protein kinase-interacting protein 1 isoform X1 — MAAGPAVEVVAGCYEQVLLGFAALPAEPWTVVPDFTHHAHTASLSAVAVNNRYVVTGSRDETIQIYDMKKKVEHGALLQHNGTITCLEFYGTSHLLSGAEDGLICIWNTKRWECLKSIKAHKGHVTSISIHPSGKLALSVGTDKTLRTWNLVEGRPAFIKNLKQNAHIIKWSPDGERYVTVISNKVDIYRLDTASITGTITTEKRISSLRFITDSILAIAGDDETVRFYSCDSQKCLCEFKAHENRIKDIYSFEREGQHLIVTASSDGYIKVWNLDLNKIKDAPSLLCEVNTKARLTCLAVWLDQGSELKENCDKTATSSQANEDEKSSIVRKKKVCRTDRSDKTVKTDRKITPKKRKLETPLQKKKKKHSSSE; from the exons atggcggcggggccggcggtggaggtggtggcgggCTGCTACGAGCAGGTGCTGCTCGGCTTCGCCGCGCTGCCCGCCGAG CCCTGGACAGTTGTCCCCGATTTTACACACCATGCCCACACTGCCTCGTTGTCGGCGGTAGCCGTGAATAACAGATACGTGGTCACTGGGAGCAGGGATGAGACAATCCAGATCTATGACATGAAGAAGAAGGTAGAGCATggggcactgctgcagcacaaTG GCACAATAACATGTCTGGAGTTCTATGGTACTTCACATCTACTGAGCGGAGCTGAAGATGGACTAATTTGTATCTGGAACACAAAGAGATGGGAGTGCCTGAAATCCATTAAGGCACATAA agGGCATGTGACATCTATTTCTATTCATCCTTCTGGGAAACTAGCTTTGTCAGTAGGAACAGATAAAACATTAAG AACTTGGAATCTTGTAGAAGGACGACCAGCCTTTATCAAAAACCTGAAGCAAA ATGCCCACATAATTAAATGGTCCCCTGATGGAGAGAGGTATGTGACTGTGATATCAAATAAAGTGGACATCTACAGACTGGACACAGCTTCAATCACTGGCACTATCACAACAGAGAAGAGAATTTCTTCTCTTAGATTTATTACA gATTCTATTCTTGCCATAGCCGGAGATGATGAAACTGTAAGGTTCTACAGCTGTGACTCCCAAAAATGTTTGTGTGAATTTAAAGCTCATGAAAACag aataaAAGATATCTATAGCTTTGAAAGGGAAGGACAACATCTTATTGTTACTGCATCCAGTGATGGTTACATTAAAGTCTGGAATCTGGATCTTAATAAG ATTAAAGATGCACCATCTTTACTGTGTGAAGTCAACACCAAAGCTAGGCTGACATGTCTTGCAGTATGGCTTGACCAAGGTTCAGAATTGAAGGAAAATTGTGATAAGACAGCAACATCATCTCAAG caaatgaaGATGAGAAATCATCAATagtcaggaaaaagaaagtttgtCGGACAGATAGAAGTGATAAAACGGTGAAAACGGATAGAAAAATTACTCCGAAGAAGCGAAAATTGGAAACCccactgcaaaagaaaaaaaagaaacacagtagCTCAGAATGA